From Paenibacillus sp. PK3_47, the proteins below share one genomic window:
- a CDS encoding transposase: MKKQQKNHPFSKMEVPPNHLKKERFLCTSNIPWTTFACQWIWKKIFQGNHLARVVNAAVEGLDDTIFDAAYPGWWPRQLHPKMLTKVIIYAYTQRIYPSRQIAKAVRENIPFMWLAGRQRPDFRTLNRFRSQRLRSVLETVFTAVLQFLADEKHMSLEHYFVDGTKMEANANRYTFVWGPVETGIQCANRDRKPIYFSLQKRNNSSENSQRRSLRMQVTAARKTTPIWKRKRFRRAYDETKDHWTCLAGQTLHFRKESTEILASGHREVVVSLERLRYQKQAQERLQSEEGYLWAVYGTAPFV, from the coding sequence TTGAAAAAACAACAAAAAAATCACCCTTTTAGTAAAATGGAGGTACCACCCAACCATCTCAAAAAGGAGCGATTTCTTTGTACATCCAATATACCATGGACCACCTTTGCTTGCCAATGGATCTGGAAGAAGATATTCCAGGGCAACCACCTTGCCCGTGTCGTGAATGCTGCAGTAGAGGGGCTGGACGACACCATCTTTGACGCGGCCTATCCCGGGTGGTGGCCGCGACAGCTCCACCCTAAGATGCTTACCAAAGTCATTATTTACGCTTATACTCAGCGGATCTATCCGTCTCGTCAAATCGCTAAAGCCGTGCGGGAGAACATCCCTTTCATGTGGCTGGCCGGACGGCAACGCCCCGATTTCCGCACCCTGAATCGCTTCCGTTCCCAGCGGCTGAGGAGTGTTCTGGAAACGGTATTTACCGCCGTGCTTCAGTTTCTGGCTGACGAAAAACACATGTCCCTGGAGCATTACTTTGTGGATGGGACCAAGATGGAGGCCAATGCCAATCGCTACACCTTTGTTTGGGGGCCAGTTGAAACCGGGATACAATGTGCAAATCGGGACCGAAAACCAATTTATTTTAGCCTACAAAAGCGCAATAACTCCTCGGAAAACAGCCAAAGACGGTCATTGCGGATGCAGGTTACGGCAGCGAGGAAAACTACGCCTATCTGGAAAAGGAAGAGATTCAGGCGGGCGTACGACGAAACAAAGGACCACTGGACATGCCTGGCCGGACAGACGCTGCATTTCCGCAAAGAGAGCACCGAAATTTTAGCAAGTGGACATCGGGAAGTTGTGGTGAGCTTGGAGCGCTTACGGTACCAGAAGCAAGCTCAGGAACGACTGCAAAGCGAGGAAGGGTACCTCTGGGCTGTATATGGGACAGCACCTTTCGTTTAG